The following are encoded in a window of Carettochelys insculpta isolate YL-2023 chromosome 30, ASM3395843v1, whole genome shotgun sequence genomic DNA:
- the PSENEN gene encoding gamma-secretase subunit PEN-2, whose amino-acid sequence MNLERVSNEEKLNLCRKYYLGGFALLPFLWLVNVVWFCREAFLAPAYTEQPQIKSYVQRSAMGLLFWVVVLTTWITIFQTHRAQWGELGDYLSFTIPLGIP is encoded by the exons ATGAACCTGGAGCGCGTTTCCAACGAGGAGAAGCTGAACCTGTGCCGGAAATACTACCTGG GTGGCTTCgccctccttcccttcctctggCTGGTCAACGTGGTGTGGTTCTGTCGTGAGGCCTTCCTGGCGCCTGCCTACACCGAGCAGCCGCAGATCaagagct ATGTCCAGCgctcagccatggggctgctgttCTGGGTGGTTGTCCTGACCACATGGATCACCATCTTCCAGACGCACCGAGCCCAGTGGGGCGAGTTGGGCGACTATCTGTCCTTCACCATCCCCCTGGGCATCCCGTGA